The nucleotide sequence TTGACGGGTCCTACGGCCATCGCCTTCGGTTTTGACGATGTGGTCGTGCCTGCGAAGATTCTCAGCGAGTTTGCCAAAGATCACAAGGCTTTGGAGATCAAGGGCGGACTTATCGAGGGGAAAGCGGTGGATGCCGCAGGGGTGGATGCCTTGGCAAAACTGCCTCCCCGGGAGGGTCTGTTGTCGATGCTGCTGAGCGTCATGCAGGCGCCGATGCGCAATTTGGCCTATGCTGTGAAGCAGATCGCTGAGCAGAAAGAAACGGGTGGAGCTGCGGCTTCCGAGGCCTGATAACCAGGAATTCAGGAGGGGGATTGGA is from Kyrpidia tusciae DSM 2912 and encodes:
- the rplJ gene encoding 50S ribosomal protein L10, which codes for MPWRRGGVGSEEVRAVAVRPEKVQAVEEITAKLRDARAAIITDYRGLNVAEMTELRKRLREAGVEFKVVKNTLTRRATAAVQVQDLDQHLTGPTAIAFGFDDVVVPAKILSEFAKDHKALEIKGGLIEGKAVDAAGVDALAKLPPREGLLSMLLSVMQAPMRNLAYAVKQIAEQKETGGAAASEA